A part of Rhopalosiphum maidis isolate BTI-1 chromosome 3, ASM367621v3, whole genome shotgun sequence genomic DNA contains:
- the LOC113560086 gene encoding uncharacterized protein LOC113560086 — protein MDFKYSKRSRNSALTEKTEIVCWRRRFLEQLREYRNEGRHLYYLDETWVNAGECTSKTWIDTTIKSPRDAFLQGLSTGAVNPSGKGKRLIVLNIGSEDRFVPGALLCFESKKNTRDYHDEMNGETFYE, from the coding sequence ATGGATTTTAAGTACAGCAAACGTAGTCGAAATAGTGCACTGACTGAAAAAACCGAAATTGTGTGTTGGCGTAGACGGTTTCTTGAACAATTGCGTGAATACCGAAATGAGGGTcgacatttatattatctggACGAGACCTGGGTTAATGCTGGTGAATGTACCAGCAAAACATGGATCGATACTACAATTAAATCACCCCGAGACGCATTCCTACAAGGTCTGTCAACTGGTGCCGTAAATCCTTCAGGAAAAGGTAAACGCCTTATTGTCCTGAATATAGGTTCGGAAGATAGGTTTGTCCCCGGCGCATTGTTGTGCTTCGAATCGAAAAAAAACACTAGAGATTACCATGACGAAATGAATGGGGAGACATTTTACGAATGA
- the LOC113560084 gene encoding uncharacterized protein LOC113560084, which produces MDNASYHSVKLDKAPTSQTKKGDIIKWLENKGEVIDRPMCIPQLLQIVKRIKPQHQKYVIDELAKKHNRNILRLPPYHCELNPIELAWSSVKNYVRMNNKTYKLHNVKNLLIEGVKRVDADMWKNFISHMKKEEDTFWEIDFVVDEVLSAELESVTLTIGDTSSDDSLGTESD; this is translated from the coding sequence ATGGACAATGCGTCATATCATTCTGTGAAGCTTGATAAAGCACCTACGTCGCAAACCAAGAAaggtgatataataaaatggctGGAGAATAAAGGCGAGGTTATAGACAGACCTATGTGTATACCACAACTTCTTCAAATTGTGAAAAGGATCAAGCCACAACACCAGAAATACGTAATTGACGAATTGGCAAAAAAACATAACCGTAATATACTAAGACTACCTCCATATCACTGTGAGCTCAATCCAATAGAGTTGGCTTGGTCATCCGTTAAAAATTACGTACGGATGAACAATAAGACCTATAAATTACACAATgtcaaaaatttattaattgaggGCGTCAAACGCGTGGATGCAGACATGTGGAAGAATTTTATTAGTCACATGAAGAAAGAAGAGGATACATTTTGGGAAATCGACTTCGTCGTAGATGAAGTATTGTCTGCAGAGTTGGAGTCAGTAACTTTGACAATCGGAGATACATCATCAGACGACTCCCTCGGCACTGAATctgactaa